The Methyloceanibacter sp. wino2 nucleotide sequence AAGCCAAGTCACCAAGGCCCTGGCGCAACTCCCGGCCGGGGACGCGGCGAAGGTTCAATCGGCCCTGTTGCAAGCGTTCGATGCCGGCTTCTCCGGCGTCATGATTCTCATGACCGCAGCCGCGCTGATCGGCGTGGTTCTCTGCGCTGTCCTTATCCGCTCTCGGAAGACGCCGGCCTAGCGACCGCGTTCGGCGACCGCTGCGCTAGGTCCGTGCGAGTGCGACGGCCTTGATCTGCGCCACGACCGTGTCACCTGGCTTGAACCCGAGCCGGTCCCACGACAGACGCGAGACGCGGCTGAGGAGCGGCGCCCCACTTCCGTCTTCCCCCAGCTTGAGCCGGACGGTCATCTGCGTGTCGCCGATGGGCTGGACCGTATCGATGCGGACCGGCAGCGCATTCAAGATCGTACTGTCCTTCAACGCCTCGCGGCTGAGGCTCACGTCGCTGGCCTCGATCCGCAATCGCCGGGCCGATCCTGTTGGCCCGATATCGCCCGCAACGAGAAGCGTGCCGCCGGGCACGTCAACGGTCGCGAGCCCGTAGCCCGGGTCGTACTCCATGACGGTGCCATCGAGAACAGAGGCCGGCTCCGGCATGCGCACCAAGGGCAAGCTCGGATCGGACAGCAATTCGGCGATGGGGCCCGCGGCGCGCACTCCACCATGCCGCATGAGAATCAGAGTGTCTGCCAGTCGTTCGATCTCGCCGATATCGTGACTCACATAAAGTACCGGGATCGATAGAGCTCGGTGCAGTTGCTCGAGATAAGGCAGGATCTCTTCGCGCCCCATACGGTCAAGCGCTGACAGCGGCTCGTCCATCAACAGCAGACGGGGCTGCGACAGCAGCGCGCGGCCGATAGCGACACGCTGGCGTTCGCCGCCCGACAGACGCGACGTGGGCCGATCGAACAGCGGCGCGATGGCAAGAAGCTCGACCACGTCGTCGAAGTTGATCGTCTGCCTGCCGCCTTTGGCCCGTTTGGCGCGCTTCTGCCCGAACGCGAGATTGTCGCGCACCGACAAATGCGGAAACAGGCTCGCTTCCTGAAACACGTAGCCGATCGCGCGGCGGTGCACAGGCACGAAGCGCCGTCCCTCCTGCCACACCTCGCCGTCGACCACGAGTTTGCCCTGCGCCAAGCGCGTGAGACCGGCCACGCAGCGCAACACCGTCGTCTTGCCGCAACCGGAGGGGCCGAACAATGCCGTGACCCCTTCACTCGGCGCGGCAAACTCCACATCGAGCTTGAAGCTGCCTTGCTGACCTGAGAACTGGGCCTCGATCACGGGCGCTCGCTCTTGAAACGCGTTTCGACCATTCGCATCGCGAGGATCACCGCGAAGGACAGCACCAGCATCGCACCGGCCAGCACATGCGCTTTGCCCCACTCCAGCGTTTCCACAAAGTCGAAGATGGCGATGGAGAGGACCCTGGTCTCGCCCGGGATACTCCCGCCGATCATCAGCACGACACCGAACTCGCCCATCGTGTGCGCGAACCCCAAAATAGCGCCGGTCAGAATTCCCGGCAGCGCCAATGGCAAGGCCACGTTGATGAAGGCGTCCAGGGGCCGCGCCCGTAAGGTCGCGGCGGCTTCCCAATGGCGCTCGCCCATCGCCTCGAACGCTGTGCGAATCGGATTCACGACGAAGGGCATAGAATAAAGTACGGAGCCCACCACGAGCCCCTCGAAGGTGAAGGGGAGCGACCGGCCGATCAGCGCTGTGATGGGGCTATTCGGCCCCATGGCGATGAGCAGGTAGAATCCGAGGACGGTCGGCGGCAACACGATGGGGAGCGCGACCAGAACCGCCACGATCTCCTTGCCCCGTGCCTTGCTGCGCGCGAGCCACCACGCGAGCGGGATGCCGAGGATGAGAAGAACGAACGTGGTGACCACCGCGAGCTGCAGCGTGAGCAGGATTGTCTCGATCAGCGCTGCATCGAACATGTCCGTTCTCCCCCGTTAGTCCTCTCACGGCATCTTGTAACCGAACCCCTCAATCACTTTGACGGCTTCGGGGCCTTTCAGGAACTCCAGAAAGGCCTTGGCGGCCTCATTCTCACTGCCATGCGCCAAGAGAACCGCGTCTTGCCGCAAGGGGCGATACATGTCGTCGGGCACGGTCCAACTCGAACCCGTGTCGTTGTCCTTGACCTGCGAGGCCGCAACAAAGCCCACCTGCGCATTACCGGTAAACACGAACTGGTAGGTCTGACTGACATTCTTTCCCTCAACGAGGCGCGGTTCAAGCGCCTCGAGAACGCCGAGTGCCTTCATGGTCTCGACAGCAGCAGCGCCATAGGGTGCGGTGGCCGGATTGGCGATCGCGACATGGCGCAGGGTCGGGTCGGACAGAACCGCCGGGGTGCCGTCGATCCGATCCGGATCCGCGCTCCAAAGAACGAGAACACCGATTGCATAAGTGAAACGCGTTCCCGCAACGCCGAGCCCTTCTGTTTCCGCCCGCTCGGGCCGCGCTTCATCCGCCGCCAAGAAGGCATCGAACGGGGCGCCGTGCGCGATCTGGGTGAAGAGTTGCCCGGTCGAGCCGAAGCTGAATTCGACGTGGTGGCCGGTCGACTCCTCGAAGGCCGAACCGAGTTCCTTCGCGGCCGATGTGAAATTAGCGGCAACGGCAATAGTCGCGTCCGCGGCACGGACAGTCGTTACCGGCAGGCACGCCAGCGTCGCCACGACGAGACCAAAACAGAATCTCAGCAGTGTGTGTGTCATTGTACTCCGTCGCACAGGAAAGCCGATGGCCGCAGCATTGGCAGGCGTCATCGGACGTGACAAGAGCCGTCAGTGCCGCAGCCTTACGCACAATACTTTGCGGTATTGGCTTGTTGGTTGGTTCCGGGCCGTGCGCCCGATCAGTCCAATGTGCAGGCTTCGTCGCAAGATGCTCTGCACGAGATCAAAGAATCATGACTTTCTTCGTCATCATTGAGGCCAAGTATGATCTTGATCATTTGTGGGAGGCAACTACCGCAGTCCGTGCGTTTGCCGAGAGCCCGGCAGATCAGCCCCGCCGTCAGCACCACTCCTGGGTCGAGCGTTCGCAGCGACGCGACAGCATCATGGATGTCCCTCTCGCAGATCTGCTGACAGGAACAGACCATCATGCTCCTGCCGGCGCCGGCGAGACGCGAGGGCCGCTCAAAATCGGCTTGCCGCGCCTCCACTCCAGAGAGTTTGGCGATCAAGCGGCTGTCCGAGTAGCCCGTGTGCGGTGGCACGAGCCTTGTGTGGCGCGACATCGCAGCCCCCGACTACTTCGAGCCTAGCCGAACTTGAACGAGATGCCGTAGCCCCCGCGCGGATAGTTCCACTCTATGTCGCCCGACGCCTCACCGATAATCCGGCAGGTTCCGCACTCGATGCAGCCATCGGCGGTGAGTTCCACCTGCCCCTTGTCATTCAGCTCGTAGCAGCGGGCCGGACAGGCGGTGAGCAGCGCGCGGAGCGGCTCGGTGGGCGTATCGTGTTCGCGCACCTTGATATGCACCTTGCCCGCGTCGACCTGGTAGCGGTTCTGGTAAAGCTTGTCTT carries:
- the modC gene encoding molybdenum ABC transporter ATP-binding protein, which codes for MIEAQFSGQQGSFKLDVEFAAPSEGVTALFGPSGCGKTTVLRCVAGLTRLAQGKLVVDGEVWQEGRRFVPVHRRAIGYVFQEASLFPHLSVRDNLAFGQKRAKRAKGGRQTINFDDVVELLAIAPLFDRPTSRLSGGERQRVAIGRALLSQPRLLLMDEPLSALDRMGREEILPYLEQLHRALSIPVLYVSHDIGEIERLADTLILMRHGGVRAAGPIAELLSDPSLPLVRMPEPASVLDGTVMEYDPGYGLATVDVPGGTLLVAGDIGPTGSARRLRIEASDVSLSREALKDSTILNALPVRIDTVQPIGDTQMTVRLKLGEDGSGAPLLSRVSRLSWDRLGFKPGDTVVAQIKAVALART
- the modB gene encoding molybdate ABC transporter permease subunit translates to MFDAALIETILLTLQLAVVTTFVLLILGIPLAWWLARSKARGKEIVAVLVALPIVLPPTVLGFYLLIAMGPNSPITALIGRSLPFTFEGLVVGSVLYSMPFVVNPIRTAFEAMGERHWEAAATLRARPLDAFINVALPLALPGILTGAILGFAHTMGEFGVVLMIGGSIPGETRVLSIAIFDFVETLEWGKAHVLAGAMLVLSFAVILAMRMVETRFKSERP
- the modA gene encoding molybdate ABC transporter substrate-binding protein — protein: MTHTLLRFCFGLVVATLACLPVTTVRAADATIAVAANFTSAAKELGSAFEESTGHHVEFSFGSTGQLFTQIAHGAPFDAFLAADEARPERAETEGLGVAGTRFTYAIGVLVLWSADPDRIDGTPAVLSDPTLRHVAIANPATAPYGAAAVETMKALGVLEALEPRLVEGKNVSQTYQFVFTGNAQVGFVAASQVKDNDTGSSWTVPDDMYRPLRQDAVLLAHGSENEAAKAFLEFLKGPEAVKVIEGFGYKMP
- a CDS encoding ferredoxin family protein, which gives rise to MTDLSVRVEDKLYQNRYQVDAGKVHIKVREHDTPTEPLRALLTACPARCYELNDKGQVELTADGCIECGTCRIIGEASGDIEWNYPRGGYGISFKFG